The following is a genomic window from Lysinibacillus sp. JNUCC-52.
AAAATACGAGATGGAAAAGTGAAAATGTTACTCAAGTATGAAATGCCGTTAATTCTCGGAAATGATTTTTCTGGCGTTGTGATGAAGGTTGGACAAAAAGTAACTCGATTTAAGGTGGGAGATGAAATATATGCACGCCCACGCAAGAGTAAAATCGGTACTTTTGCGGAATATATTTCTGTTCATGAAGATGATATTGCTCTAAAACCAAAAAATTTGAGCTTTGAGGAAGCTGCATCTATTCCCCTCGTTGGCCTAACTTCATACCAAGCCTTACATGACATTATGCACTTACAAAAAGGACAAAAAATTTTAATACATGCTGGTGCTGGCGGTGTTGGGACATTTGCTATTCAACTGGCAAAAGTTATGGGAGCCCTTGTGGCAACAACAGCTAGTGAAGCTGGTGCTAAACTAGTAACATCGCTTGGCGCAGACGAGGTAATCAATTATAAAACAGAAAATTTTGAAGACATCCTTAAAAATTATGATGCAGTGTTTGATACGCTTGGCGGACAGACACTTGAAAAATCGTTTCATATTATTAAAGATGGTGGGAAAATCGTTTCCG
Proteins encoded in this region:
- a CDS encoding NADP-dependent oxidoreductase, yielding MKALVIDKYGKAPMRLTEIPTPEITDYEVLTEIHAASINPIDFKIRDGKVKMLLKYEMPLILGNDFSGVVMKVGQKVTRFKVGDEIYARPRKSKIGTFAEYISVHEDDIALKPKNLSFEEAASIPLVGLTSYQALHDIMHLQKGQKILIHAGAGGVGTFAIQLAKVMGALVATTASEAGAKLVTSLGADEVINYKTENFEDILKNYDAVFDTLGGQTLEKSFHIIKDGGKIVSVSGTPNARFAKEYGAGLFKTMLFSAASYKLTALEKKHNAQYSFLFMKPSGDQLRIIADFIESGKIIPIIDRIFLFEDAQKAMEYVESGRAKGKVILKIR